The DNA segment GTTTCTCCCAATTCATGATTAATTAATCTACACTCTAAATTTGATGATATTTTATCTGGCAAACTACTCTGGCAAGAAATACTAATCAAGCATGAAATAGCTATGACTAAAAATAGTTGAATATGATAATAAAAATGCTTTTTCATGTTATATATTCTCCTACCATTGAAGTATGAGTATTGGAGACAAAAAGCGGTGTAGAAGTTCTTTCCGCTTTATTGCCTTTGTGTTACGGATATTTAACAATACAAGGGTTTGCGATCAGCTAAATTAGCTGTAACACATCAAAATTCAAAAGACACAGTTCCTAAAACAGTAAAAGGTGCTGCGGGAACAATGAAAAAGCTTTGAGACTCGTAGTATTTCGTATCGAAAAGATTCTTAAAATTGAGAGCAGCACGCCAATTATCTCGTTTATAGAAAATACTTGCATCGGTTCTCACATAAGAAGGAATTTTCAGATTATTGGGTAAACTCGCCTCTCGTTCGCCAACGTAAACAACACCAAGTCCTAATCCTAAACCCTGCAAGTTACCTTGTTGCAGTTCATAGGTAGTCCATAAACTCGCACTGTTGTAAGGTACACCAACTAACCTATTATTAACTAATGATGAGTTATTATCTTGGCTGATGTTGGCATCTGTGTAAGTATACGTGCCAATAATTTTCCAGCCAGGGAGAATTTCCCCAACAACATCTAACTCTACACCTCGACTTTTTTGTTCCCCTGTTTGAATGCTAAAGTTATCATCTTCAGGATCTGTTGTTAAAACATTCTTCTTGGTAATGTCAAAATAAGCTAAAGTTGCTGACAGACGCTTATTCAAAAATTCCTGCTTAATTCCTACTTCAAATTGCTCTGCCGTTTCCGGTTTAAAAGGCTCATTATTGCGAGTCTTGCCAAATATTTGTGGGTTGAAGGAATTTGTCCAACTAGCATAAATTGAGGTGGAATCAGTAGGTTGATAAACTAACCCTAGTCTTGGCGAAAACTTAGAGTCTGAAGTCTCATCATAGACTGTACCTGTTTCTACATCTCGATAAACTGAATCAACAGTATCAAAACGACCACCAGCAAGTAATTTTATTTGTGGTGTTAGTTCCACTAAATTCTGGAAATAGACTGCAATAGTATCTCCACCATATTCTTCATTAGACCTGCTAAGATCCGTAGGTGCTGGTGCGCCATACACCGGGTTGAAAATATCTAAATCGCCAATGCTGCCACTCAAAAAGTCGTAGCTGTATTTGTAATAGGATAACTCCAATCCCACGAGCATATTATGGACAATTGAACCAGTATTAAATTTGCCACTAATTTCATTTTGAAATGACAGATTATTCTGGGCTTCATCAACATTTCGATATCCCCTCGCTACCGTCTGTCCATCGGCATTGATTTCGTCTGGTTGCGCTCCTTTGGTATTACCACTAACGTTAATGACATTAAAGGCTTGGCGAAATTTCCAGTTATTGTTGTAACCAAATTCACTTTCTAAAGTATAGGTGAAATTATTAGATTTGAATTCACCTCGGTTGAGATTAGGTTCACCTAAAAAGCGGTTGATGGGCAGATCAAAAACTACTTTATTATTGGAAGGAAAACCCCGTTCAAAAGTGTAGTCATACTTTTGGTATTCATAACCAAAAGTAAGATTTGTCCTTTCTCCAGCCTTGACGGTAATGATTGGAGCAATAAAAGTGCTTTCATTTTCTACAAAGTCGCGGAAACTCCTCGCATTTTCGTAAGCTGCATTAATACGGTAGAGTGCCGCGCGATTTTCTAATAGGGGGCCAGAAAAATCAATTGATGAGCGATAAAAGTCGTTATTACCGATGGTACCGTTAATTTGATAGAAGGGGTCGGCTAGTGGCTTTTTGGTGATTGTGTTAACAACACCACCAGGACTAGTAGCACTTCCATACAAAACTGATGCAGGGCCTTTGAGAAATTCTACAAGCTCAATATTAGCGACATCACGGGGACTGATAAAACCAAAATCTCTAAAGCCATCACGTAGGGTTTCAAAACCCGTAGAAAAACCGCGAATAAAATAACCTTGAGATGCGAGTCCACCATAGGTTTCTTGAGGACGTACACCACTGACATTATCTGCTAGTTCATTAAGTCTGATTACTTGGCGGTCTTGAATGACTTCTTTGGGTATGACCTGTACCGATGCTGGAACATCCCGCAGAGGTACATCCAATTTTGTGGCTGTTGTTGCTTCCCTGACTCGATAGGTATCTTGTTCACCTGTAACTACCAGTTCAATAGGTGCATCAGTTTCAGCTGTTGGCTGTGCTGTGGGAGTTTCTGTAGTTGGTTTTTCCTCCGGTGGCTGTTGTGGTGTTTCTGGTTGAGATGCGGAAGGTAATACAGGTGTCACGCCAAATATTAAACCTGCATCGCTATCAAATAGTTCATAAGTAGGTGTTCCCACTTCTCCCGTGACAGTGATTCTGATAGTGTTACTGTCTTGGTTGACAACTGTAACTTCAGTAATACCCGCAAGAGGTCTTTCTTGCCGGAATGTATTTCCTGATGGCAAATTCAGTTGAGCATTAGTAATATTAACAATTAAGCTATTACCTGAACTGCTATTTGCTACTTGTAATTGTTCGCCTTGCTTAGTCTCTAAAATTACTTCGATAACTTTATCTTTAGTATCAATCCGCACTCCATTGACAAGAATTGGAGATTGAGGCGCTGATGCTTGAGATAGTAATCCTTGAGAATTTGTCGAGGTAAGACCACGTTCAGACAAGAGAGTGGGAATACTCCCCCAAGCCGGTTGTACTGCAATAAATACCCCTGCTAGCCATAAACCCATCAATAATTGCGGTTGTCTCTTCATCATCTCCTCACCTAGACCAGCCTCTCATACCAGAGGGTGTAATTTTAATAGCTAAGAATCTTTTTCAAGAAGCTTAATCTACAATGGATGTGATTTTGAAGACCTGATTGAACCTCAAACGGATTTTTTTGCGCCTCAAACGGATTTTTCCCATCCTCTGATAGCAAATAGCTGTATATTGGCTAATCTTCAAGCTCTCAGTAACAAATCATAGGTTTTAGGATTTGTGCCGAACTGTTTACGAAAAGCTGTAGCAAAGCGACTTTGATTGGCGTAGCCAACAGCACGCGCTACTTCTTTGACATTCATTTGACCTTCTAAAAGTAATAGGCGTGCTTTTTCCATCCGTTGTTGGTATAAGTAGCTAAATGCAGTTGTACCCAAGACTTGGCGAAAGCCCAGTTTGAGTTTGTAGTCGTTTAATCCTACTTGTCTAGCTAGTTCTAGTAAAGAAGGGGGATTATCGAGATTTTGAGTTAAGATTTCTTTGGCATAATGAATTCTATCGATATCATCTTCCTTTAAGGTAGAGGTTGTTTTAGAATTATTTTCCTTGGTGGCTAATTGTTCCAGTTTCAAGGCAATTAACTCTAAACATTTACTCTCTAAATAAATTTTTTTGGTTAAACCTATAAATGGACAATTGATAATATGTTCCAGAGCAACGCGCATTTCTGGAGTGGTATGATCAATTTGAAAATAAGACTCTTGACTGGTTTTGATGAGCTTTTGTAGGATTTGCGGCGAGATAGAATTTAAGCCACCTGTCATAAAACTCTGAATTAATTCAGGGGATTCGGGATGTATATCTACTTTTAATAGTCGTTGCGATCGCAAAAATTCTGATTCCTTATTCTGGTGGAAAGCACCACTTTGAAAGAAATTTTTTCCGGCATTAATATTATTCCAATGCCCTAATAGGTGAAATCCAAATTCCAAACCATCAAGGAAACTATCTGAAACGTTTTTTTCTATAACTAAATCATGCTGAAATTCAGTATCTATAATTAGTAAACTAATTTCCCGTAGTTCAATCCAACGTTCGTATCCACTGCCAAATCGTTTAGGGCATATATTAATAATATCAGATGGGTCTGATGGGTCTGGTTGTCTAGTGTTTTGATTGCGTTCTCTCCACAATTCTTGGTAATCTGCCAGTGAAATAATACTCGCCATGCCCCACCCTAGAAAACACCTCATCTCAATTACTTGACACTACTTATAGATAAACTTTCTCAAATAGTTTTGAAGTAAGTCTATCAGAGTGTCAGAATCTTGTCTAGAGTTCGGATAGTTGGTGATTAATCACCTAAGAAGTCAATAACGTCTTAAATACTTGAAACAGTTTAATTTTGGGGCTAGTTGACTACATAACTGTTTGCATGAAGTTCCTAAACGGTAAAATTTGCGAATCCAATCTAAAGCAGAGTATGGCACGCGCAGTCGAAGTGGGCGTAATATGGGCAGATATAACCAGTAATACGCCTTTTTGAGATTATTCCATTTTGAGCAAGGTTCTTGATGCAGGAAATCGGAAATGTCTACGACTAATCCTCTACCTTCGTGCATGATGACATTACGACCGTGGACATCATGAGGGTAAAGTCCACGACTTTGAGCATATTCAAGAGCGTCATCAATATCCCTGATGACCTGTTTGGGAATCGGTAAACCCAAGTGCATACAATCGTAGAGTGTTGTGCCGTAAAGACGTTTCAAGACTAAAAAGGCATCTTGGGCATACAAGCACTCAGAAAATGCCGGGTGAGAACCTAAACGATGATAAACTTCTACTTCTTCTTCATAGCCTGGCCGTTTTGGAGCATAAATTTTGACTACAAAGTCAGGGTAATCAGGGTGATAGACTACTGCTGCGTAATTTCCTTTGCCTAGCAGCAGCCAAGGTTGGGGAACATAAGTGACCTGAATTAGGTTACGCGGATTGACGCTTTCAATTTGTAAACTAGGTAGTAGTTCTTGATAAATGCTTTCTTGAAAATGGGTTGGTAGTGATTTGTTCATGTCGGCAGTATATAGCACCAAACAATAAGATACACTACCTGATTAACATGGACTATTACGGCAACAGTACAGGCTTATTTTGACCATTCTGGCTTGCGCCAGTCTTTGGTGCTGTGGTAATTATTGGGGGAAGCGAATGGAGAAAGTAGTACCACGATCGCGCTCTAAAAGAATCTTGCCTTTGATTTGCCTCACGAGGTTTTTGACAATTCTTAAGCCTAAAGAGTTGGCATTTTCCCAATCTAATGTTTCGGGAATGCCAATACCGTTATCTTTAACTAAGAGAGTTAATTGATTTCCTGGGACGGTTTCCAGGGAAATTATAATCTTATTGCCTTGTTTTTGTTCTGGAAATGCGTATTTCAGGCAATTAGACACCAACTCATTAATGATTAATCCGCAGGGAATAGCATTATCTAGATCCAATTTAATGCTGTTTGTTTCTATATTGATCATTATATTCTTTTGACTGACCCCATAGCAACGAAATAAGCTATCTGTCAGATTTTTGATGTAGTCGCTAAAGTTAATTTGATTAATATCTGCTGACTGATAAAGTTGCTCGTGAATCAAAGCCATCGACTGTACACGATTTTGGGATTCTGTAAATAGCAACAAAGTTGTTTCATCAAAAGAACGTCTAGATTGCATCCTGAGCAAACTAGAGATTATTTGCAGGTTGTTTTTAACCCGATGATGAATTTCTTTGAGTAAGGTTTCTTTTTCATCTAGCGATCGCTGTATTTGTTCTACAGCTTGTTTGCGATCGCTAATATCAGACAATCGTACTAAATTAATCCCCTGACCAGCTACAGTAATTTGTTTGGCAGCTAAATTCCCCCAGAAAAAATTACCTTTGCGAGTGGCATATTCAATTTCTCGACTCCACCAAGATTTTTGATTTAGTTCCTGGGTAATTTCACCCAATTGTTCGGGAGTAAATTGGTAACGTTGTAGTGTGTTTCCCTGAATATTGAGTAATTCTTCCTTATTGTCCACTTCAAACAAATCAACTGCACGGTCATTACAATCAAAAATTAATTGCGTGTCTATGTCTACTAAAAAAAGAGCATCGGCTGATTCATTAAAAATTGCTTCTCGCAAATCACGATGGTGAATAACTTCGGACTCGATTTTTTTGCGGGCGGTGATATCTGTCAAGCTACCTATATAACCAAGGATATTTCCATTTAGGTCGGTTTCGGGTACTATCTGGATGTAGAACCAGGTGATGCTGCCGTCTGGACGTACATATCTTACCTCTCGCCGACAAGTTTCAAATGAACTACATTGTTTTCCGCAGGGGCCAGAACAATCTACCACCAGGTGATAGCGATCTTCTTCATGGATATTTTCTAACCATCCTTTCTGCAATGCCGCTTGTGTTGGTTTACCCGTCATTAAACTCCAACGTTCGTTGACGTAAATACAATTACTAGCAGTATCAAGCCGAAAAATAGCAACGGGAGCCGCTTCTGTCAAGGTAGCATAGCGCTTTTCACTTTCCCGTAAGGCGGCTTCTACTTGTTTGCGCTCGGTAATATCATAGTTAATCCCAACCATGCGTAGTGGTTCACCCCACTCATTGCGTTGAACTAAAGCGGAGGCTTTGATAAAGCGGATACCGCCATTTTTTAGAACAATCCGAAATTCTGTATCAAATTCTCTGACTCCCTTGATGGCATCTTCAAAGGCCATCATTGCTTCATCTCGGTCATCTGGATGGAGCCTATCTATCCAATCTTGGGACTTTACTTTATTCTCAAACCCTTGCAAATCATATAGTTCATACATTCGGTTATCCCATTCCGCTTCCTGTATCATATCCCAGTCCCAAATACCGAGATTGGCTGAGCTGACTGCCAAGGTCAGTCGATCTGAAAGGTTACGTAGTTTTTCTTCTGTTTGTTTACGCTCAGTAATGTCTAAGATAGTGCTGATTAACTGGTATGGTTGCCCATGAGTGTTTAATATAACTTCGCCTCGTGATAGTAAATAACCCAAACTGCCGTCAGCGCGATAAAAACGATACTCTAGTTCATAAGCTTGTCTTTGTGTAATAGCTTGATGTAAGACAACATCGTGGTAGTTGCGATCATCCGGATGAATACAATCAAGCATTTCGTCGTAACTTGGTGTCCCGGACTCAGGATGGTGGCCAAATATGCGAAAAACCTCTTGTGACCAGATTAAGTTTTGCGTTGACAAATCCAGTTCCCAACTGCCCAAATGAGCAATTCTTTGTGCCGCAGCAAGAGTAGAGGTATTTTTGCGAAGTTGAGCTTCTATCTGTTTTTGCTGAGTAATATCTTTGGCAATTCCCACACCACCGATAGGCTTTCCCTCTTGATTAAACATGGGTTTAACCGAGAGAGCAACAGGGAAACGCGAACCATCTTTACGAATAAAAGTCCATTCTAATTCATCACTATCTTGCTGGGTTTTGACCAGGAAATCCTCAGGGGTAACTTCTCTACCCATCTCTTGTTTGAGTTCATTCATCCGTTGTTTGAGTTCCTCTGGCTCATGAAAAATGTTTGGTGTTAACTTACCAATCACCTCATCGGCTGAGTAACCCAACATCTTTTGAGCAGCAAGGTTAAAAGTTTGAATTATGCCCTCGGAATTGGTAGAAATGACTGCATAATCGATGCTTGAAAGAATCGCTTGTTGCAATTCGGAAACGGTTAATAACTGAGCTTCTGTTTCCTTGCGTTTAGTAATATCTGTTGCCGAGCCGCTCATGCGAATAGCATTGCCTGATTCATCCCATAAAGCCTGACCCCGATCTAATATCCATATATAGGAGCCATCTTTGCGCTGTAGCCGATATTCTTCTTGGAAAAAGGGTGTTTTGTGGGCTAAATGGTCGGCGATCGCCTTCATAATGCGATCGTGATCATCAGGATGAATCCGGCTTAACCATGATTCTCGATTTCGCCCCAGTTCCTCACTGCTAAAGCCCAACATTTCTTCCCATCGAATTGAGAAGAAAACTTCATTAGTTGTGATGTTTCTGTCCCAGATGCCATCATTGCTGCCTCTTAGTGCCAAATGCCAGCGTTCTTCACTTTCCCTTAAAGCGGCAGTGCGTTCTGCAACTCTCGCTTCCAGTTCTTGATTAAGTTTTTGTAATGCCTGTTCTGCCCGAATTTTATCGCTAATATCAACTGCTACACCACCAATAAATAATTCCCCCGTAGTTGCAGGTAAGGGGAATTTATAGACTAAAAAATCCCCCAACGTACCATCCAATCTGGGAGCTTTTTCAATGGTTTCGAGGATTTGTTGCGTTTGTGCTACCCGGTGAATATTATCCAAAAACGGCTGGGCTACTTCTGGGGTATAAAGCTCAAAAACTGTTTTGCCCGTCACATCCTCTACCTTGTCAAATGGCAGTTGAAAGGTACGGACATAGGTCTGGCTTAGATAAAGCATTCGGCCGTGGTCATCGGTAATCCAGGAAGCTGAGGGGCTGTTATTCATAAAAGCCTGAAACCGCGCTTCACTCTCTTGCAGGGCAGACTCCGCCTGTTTGCGTTCTGTGATATCAAAATCTATACCACTCATCCGCAGAGGGTTACCGTTTTGGTCGTAGAAAACTTTACCTCTACTGAGCGCCCAACGTGGCGTACCATCAAGTTTAATAAAGCGAAATTCGATGTTGTAATCTTCTCTGTTGTAGACAGCACAATTAATGGATTGTAAAACCCTCTCTCGATCATCTGGGTGTATCAGCGACACAACCATTTCAAAATGACCATTGAAGGTTCCCGGAACCATGCCAAATAGTTTTTCCAAATTCTCCGACCAGTGAATTCCACCTGTTTGAATATTCCATTCCCAGTTACCCATACACGCAGCATCTAGAGCCATAGTTAATCGCTCTTCGTTCTGCTGTAGAGCAGCTTCTGTTTGCTTCCGTTCGCTAATATCTACACAGGAACCGATATAACCCAGAAACACTCCTTCCGTGGTGAAACGGGGAGTGCCTGTATCCAAAATCCAACAATATTGTCCATCAAAGCGTTTGAGCCGATATTCCATTTGAAAATTTTGGCGGGCATCAAAGGCATTGACGTAAGTGTCTAAGCAATCTTTTAAGTCATCGGGATGCACTCCTTGAACCCAACCATCACCTACTTCTTTTTCTAAGGTTTTGCCAGTAAAATCTAACCAGGTTTTATTGAAGTAGTAGCAAAGTTTATCGAGTCCCGACATCCAAATCAGTACGGGAGCCGTATCAGCCATCTGGCGAAACCGTTGTTCGCTCTCGCGGAGAGTTGCTTCTACTCGTTTTCGTTCTTGTAGTTCCGTCTGTATTTGCTCATAGGCACTGGCTTGCTGAATTGCGATCGCTATCTGCACCGCCAACTGCTCCAATAAGTCCAGTTCAAATGACTGCCAATGATGGGGTGCAGCACATTGGTGAGCAATTAATAATCCCCATGATTTATTTGTCACCATAATGGGTACTATCAGAGTGGCTTTAACTTGAAACTGCTCTAGTAGTTCTAAATAACAGTTCGTTAAGCCTGCCTGATAAATATCATTAATCGCTCGTTTTTTTAGTTGATGGTTATGTCCTGCACTATCTTGAAAGCACTTATCTTCAATTTGCGCTCCTTTCGTCGCTATCCAACCGGGAAGTATAGACTCTGCGACCACAATTCCACTCATATCGGGTTGAAATTGATAGATTAGTACCCGGTCTGCTTGCAAAAACTGGCGCACTTCCGCGACTGTGACACTCAAAATATCTTCTAGCTTCAGGGATTGCCTAATTATTAAAGCGATCGCCACCATTAGCTGTTGCTGTTGCCGACTTTTTTCTAACTGTCTTGTCAGCAGCATCCGTTCTACAGCATAATGAATTGTACTTTGTAAGGTTTCCGGTGTCAGAGAATTTTTCACCAAATAATCTTGAGCGCCATTTTTCATAGCACAGACAGCGACACTTTCGTCACCTTGTCCTGTGAGCATAATCACAGCAGATTGGTTATTATTTAGGTGTTCTCTTAGTTTTTGCAAAAACTCTAATCCATCGTGATCCGGCAGTAAATAATCCAGCAAAATCACATCTGGTGTCTGTTGCTCACACCATGCCATTGCCTCTTGTGCTGTCTCAAATTGAAAAATCTCGTAGGTATGTAATCTATCCTGCTGCAAAAACAAACGATATATCTCCCGATCTTCGGCGCAATCATCAATCAGCAAAATGGTTAGAGGGGAGCGTTGATTCATAAGCTATATACAAAAAGGCGATCGGATTTCGTCAAAAAATTGAGATTCTCTATTTGCTGAATTAAAAATTCTTCTTAAATCAAGCTATATCTAAAAATAGATTAGTAAAAACCGAGCCAGTGAAATCCCTAATAATATTAATAGTTGTAAAAGTCTTTCTCTAGTTGTAAACTAATTTTTAACTCCTGGGTTAAAATGTAAATATTATCAACAAAACTTTAACATAATAGAATACTAAAGATATCTCCAGTAATGACAAAAATTTTAGTAATTGAAGACCAGGAAGATATTCGTAGCATTATTGTAGAAATGCTAACTGCGGAAAATTTCTATGTTATGGACGCAGAAAACGGACAAGTGGGGATTACTATGCTACAAAAAGAAATTCCCGATTTGATTATCTGTGACATTGCTATGCCTAAAATAGATGGATATGAAGTTGTTACTTGGTCACGGGAAAATCCAGAAACTGAAGCTATTCCTTTTATATTTCTTACAGCTAAAGCCTCTCAAAATGATATTCGTCAAGGTATAGAATTAGGTGCTGATGATTATCTAGTAAAGCCATTTACTAGAGCAGAATTACTGGGAGCAATAACAGCTAGATTAGAGAAACAAGAAATAATTAATAGACAAACACAAAAAAGACTCAACACATCTTATAGTTATCTGGCATCGACAATTAGAAATGATTTAAATAATCCTCTTAACTACGTTACATCGATATCAGAGAAACTCATCAATGACTATGAATTTATGAATCGAGAAGAAATCTTAAAAAAGATCAAAGAAATTTATAATTTAAGCAAAAATTTTCAGGATATAAATCTGAATAAGCGATAAATCTAATCAACTAGAAAATTAAATATGAATCCTATCCAAATTTTGATAGTTGAAGATGAGCAACTAGTGGCTGATGACCTGAGAGAAACTCTAGAATATTTGGGGTACGGTGTGCCTGCCTTAGTAGCATCTGGAGAAGAAGCTATTCTCATGGCAGGAATCTTGCGACCTGACCTAGTGCTGATGGACATCAGATTAGAGGGTAAAATCGATGGCATAGAAGCCTCTTTTGCCATCCAGTCTCGCTTTGGTTTACCTGTCGTTTACCTAACTGCTAATGCCGACCGCGCAACACTAGAGCGAGCTAAGGCTTCCCATCCTTTTGGTTATATTTTAAAACCCTTCGATGAAAGAATATTAGCTACCACAATAGAGATTGCCATTTCCCGACATCAAACAGAAGTTGAAGTAAAAGAAGCACTAATGGCTGCCAAAAATAGTCAGCAAATTGCTGAATCCAAAAACCAGATGAAATCACAACATCTCTACATGGCAGCACATGAGTTTCGTAACCCTTTAACTACAATTAAGCTCAGTGCCGAAATGTTGAATACCTATGGCGAGAAGATGTCAGAGGAAAAAAAACAAAAACATATCGACCGCATTGAATCTGCCACGGATAGCTTGACGAATCTGCTAGAGAATATACTCACACTTGGTAGAGCCGAAGCTGAAAATTTTGTATTGAACCCCACGCTGATAGAGGTAGTAAGTTTCTGTGAAGAAATAGTCGAGTCTTTACGGTTAACATTGAAAGAACAGTATGAAATTAATTTTGTCACAGATACTAAAAGTTGTATTGCCTGCTTAGATGAACAGCTACTGTGGCATTTACTAAATAACTTACTTTCTAACGCAGTCAAGTACTCACCCAGAGGTAGTACTATTTTGCTGCGGCTGACTTGCGACGAAAGTGATGTATATTTTCAAATTAAAGACCAAGGTGTAGGTATTCCCCCAGAATTTCAAGCTAAACTATTTGAACCTTTTCAACGTGCTGCCAATGTTGCCACGATTCCTGGCACAGGATTAGGGCTAGCAATTGTTAAGCAATGTGTCGATTTGCATCAGGGTACGATATCTATTGATACTACCTTAGGTCAAGGCACAAGTTTCGTAGTTAAACTACCACTGAAGGTAGATTCAATATCGGCTTAATTTTGATAAAAATAGCGCTTTTCGAGTTGATGAAGTATATCGTCAAAATCGTCAAATTTGCAATCATTTATCCATAGCAATCTAATTTTAGCCCTGTAATTACTAGGGTAAATAGGTAATAGCAAGAATAAATAAGGCTATTTTCAAGCTACTAAGGATTTTACAACAATTAAATCAGATTTCTAGACTTAATAAAAATTAACTAAAAGCTGACTTCTGGGAAAATTATTAATATTACCGATATCTATAAAAAAGTTAATCATATATTTGCAGGTTTTCTTTCTCTAGGTAAGTTAAGACATGATCTTTTATAGGTATAGCTATATATTTAAAGAATAATTCCGGCTAATTACTGACTAAGAGCTTTTATTTTTTACAAAAATTGATATTATAAATAATTAACTTGCCGCTAATTTAAAAACTAAATATAATTGATAGAAATTCATGATGTAATTGAATTAATTTCTGATATAAGCATGGCTAAACGATCTCTCCAAGCCTCGGATGAAGGTATTAGGAAAGCCAAAAGAGCTTTTAATCATAAAGGTTGGACACAAGAATATCTAGCCAGTCAAGTTGGACTAGATAGTCGCCAACCAATTTGGAAGTTTTTTTCTGGCAAACCTGTTGCCCGGCATATATTCCATGAAATTTGCTTTAGCCTAGCCCTAAATCCAGAAGAGATTGTTCAAACACCAGAATTTGAACCAGATGAACACTTAGAAACCCAACAGATACTAGAAGGTCAAAACTCTACAGTCATTGAATCTTTAGTGACTAAAATACGTGCTGCCCACTCAGAAAAAATTCAAAATCAATGTGGTACTATCCGGTTGTTAGATGTTGCGCGTACCGTAGAATTGGATGAATTATTTATTGAGG comes from the Nostoc sp. PCC 7120 = FACHB-418 genome and includes:
- a CDS encoding helix-turn-helix transcriptional regulator, which codes for MASIISLADYQELWRERNQNTRQPDPSDPSDIINICPKRFGSGYERWIELREISLLIIDTEFQHDLVIEKNVSDSFLDGLEFGFHLLGHWNNINAGKNFFQSGAFHQNKESEFLRSQRLLKVDIHPESPELIQSFMTGGLNSISPQILQKLIKTSQESYFQIDHTTPEMRVALEHIINCPFIGLTKKIYLESKCLELIALKLEQLATKENNSKTTSTLKEDDIDRIHYAKEILTQNLDNPPSLLELARQVGLNDYKLKLGFRQVLGTTAFSYLYQQRMEKARLLLLEGQMNVKEVARAVGYANQSRFATAFRKQFGTNPKTYDLLLRA
- a CDS encoding TonB-dependent siderophore receptor, encoding MMKRQPQLLMGLWLAGVFIAVQPAWGSIPTLLSERGLTSTNSQGLLSQASAPQSPILVNGVRIDTKDKVIEVILETKQGEQLQVANSSSGNSLIVNITNAQLNLPSGNTFRQERPLAGITEVTVVNQDSNTIRITVTGEVGTPTYELFDSDAGLIFGVTPVLPSASQPETPQQPPEEKPTTETPTAQPTAETDAPIELVVTGEQDTYRVREATTATKLDVPLRDVPASVQVIPKEVIQDRQVIRLNELADNVSGVRPQETYGGLASQGYFIRGFSTGFETLRDGFRDFGFISPRDVANIELVEFLKGPASVLYGSATSPGGVVNTITKKPLADPFYQINGTIGNNDFYRSSIDFSGPLLENRAALYRINAAYENARSFRDFVENESTFIAPIITVKAGERTNLTFGYEYQKYDYTFERGFPSNNKVVFDLPINRFLGEPNLNRGEFKSNNFTYTLESEFGYNNNWKFRQAFNVINVSGNTKGAQPDEINADGQTVARGYRNVDEAQNNLSFQNEISGKFNTGSIVHNMLVGLELSYYKYSYDFLSGSIGDLDIFNPVYGAPAPTDLSRSNEEYGGDTIAVYFQNLVELTPQIKLLAGGRFDTVDSVYRDVETGTVYDETSDSKFSPRLGLVYQPTDSTSIYASWTNSFNPQIFGKTRNNEPFKPETAEQFEVGIKQEFLNKRLSATLAYFDITKKNVLTTDPEDDNFSIQTGEQKSRGVELDVVGEILPGWKIIGTYTYTDANISQDNNSSLVNNRLVGVPYNSASLWTTYELQQGNLQGLGLGLGVVYVGEREASLPNNLKIPSYVRTDASIFYKRDNWRAALNFKNLFDTKYYESQSFFIVPAAPFTVLGTVSFEF
- a CDS encoding serine/threonine protein kinase, with protein sequence MNKSLPTHFQESIYQELLPSLQIESVNPRNLIQVTYVPQPWLLLGKGNYAAVVYHPDYPDFVVKIYAPKRPGYEEEVEVYHRLGSHPAFSECLYAQDAFLVLKRLYGTTLYDCMHLGLPIPKQVIRDIDDALEYAQSRGLYPHDVHGRNVIMHEGRGLVVDISDFLHQEPCSKWNNLKKAYYWLYLPILRPLRLRVPYSALDWIRKFYRLGTSCKQLCSQLAPKLNCFKYLRRY